Proteins from a single region of Labedella gwakjiensis:
- the treS gene encoding maltose alpha-D-glucosyltransferase, translating into MPNDHGNVDDQGDTLDEATTPAVDATDDDSSEAGEITYDEQRYPARPRRLRPRTNLRGGSLRRSFSDPRAANGQNPAYVEWLVRHSMLKDADVLGRQLSGQPSMWRHPYARPDARRAVTTADVWFTAYPISVITREHETYLGALADPALWSAFQAIGINGVHTGPVKRAGGITGWSETPSVDGHFDRISTQIDPVFGNEETFLRMADVAEEHGGSIIDDIVPGHTGKGADFRLAEMAFKDYPGIYHMVEIPPEEWDLLPEVPSNRDSVNLDPATEAALSERGYIIGELQRVIFYSPGVKETNWSVTAPVVGVDGVTRRWVYLHYFKEGQPSVNWLDPTFAGMRLVIGDALHSLGDLGASALRLDANGFLGVEKSAEGLPAWSEGHPLSQAANHIIAGMVRKVGGFTFQELNLTVDDIRDTGAVGADLSYDFINRPAYQHALATGDTEFLRLTLRTSLEYGVEPVSLVHGMQNHDELTYELVHWSTLHRDDVITYRGVETTGLAIADSIRAELTYVLTENADYNMVFTQNGIACTTASLIAASQGHQTLDSITEGDIPHIREAHLVLAAFNAWQPGVFALSGWDLTGALTIPKEEVADLIGDGDTRWIERGAHDLVGSSPDATRSLSGMPRARSLYGTLPEQLERSDSFATGLREMLRIRAENGINTARQVDIPNVAQRSMLVMVHEIDGEDGEITTQVTVLNFSGEPIDGAVLSESLPPRAIVTDVATGETIAKVDDLHSFPIHLDAYGRAFLMLQPGPPEPPTATTAIPIIGTATSSIPTITSAMPIIPPAH; encoded by the coding sequence ATGCCGAACGACCACGGGAACGTAGACGACCAGGGCGACACGCTCGACGAAGCGACCACACCCGCCGTCGATGCGACGGACGACGACTCGAGCGAGGCCGGCGAGATCACCTACGACGAGCAGCGGTACCCCGCGAGGCCCCGTCGCCTCCGGCCGCGCACGAACCTCCGCGGCGGCAGCCTGCGCCGGTCGTTCTCCGACCCGCGTGCGGCGAACGGCCAGAACCCGGCATATGTCGAGTGGCTCGTCCGGCACTCGATGCTGAAGGACGCCGACGTGCTCGGCCGCCAGCTCTCCGGTCAGCCGAGCATGTGGCGCCACCCGTACGCCCGTCCGGACGCGCGCCGCGCCGTCACGACGGCCGACGTCTGGTTCACGGCGTACCCGATCTCCGTGATCACCCGCGAGCACGAGACCTACCTCGGTGCCCTGGCCGACCCCGCACTCTGGAGCGCGTTCCAGGCGATCGGCATCAACGGCGTGCACACCGGACCGGTGAAACGAGCCGGTGGCATCACCGGCTGGTCGGAGACGCCGAGCGTCGACGGTCACTTCGACCGCATCAGCACCCAGATCGACCCCGTGTTCGGCAACGAGGAGACGTTCCTGCGCATGGCGGACGTCGCCGAGGAGCACGGCGGCAGCATCATCGACGACATCGTGCCGGGCCACACCGGCAAGGGCGCGGACTTCCGCCTCGCGGAGATGGCGTTCAAGGACTACCCGGGCATCTACCACATGGTCGAGATCCCGCCGGAGGAGTGGGACCTGCTCCCCGAGGTTCCGTCGAACCGCGACTCGGTGAACCTCGACCCCGCCACGGAGGCCGCCCTCTCGGAGCGCGGCTACATCATCGGCGAGCTGCAGCGCGTCATCTTCTACTCCCCCGGAGTGAAGGAGACGAACTGGAGCGTGACCGCTCCGGTCGTGGGCGTCGACGGCGTCACCCGCCGCTGGGTCTACCTCCACTACTTCAAGGAGGGGCAGCCGTCGGTGAACTGGCTCGACCCCACCTTCGCCGGCATGCGCCTCGTGATCGGCGACGCCCTGCACTCGCTCGGTGACCTCGGAGCGAGCGCGTTGCGTCTCGACGCGAACGGCTTCCTCGGCGTCGAGAAGAGCGCCGAGGGACTGCCGGCCTGGTCGGAGGGCCACCCGCTCTCGCAGGCCGCGAACCACATCATCGCCGGCATGGTGCGCAAGGTGGGTGGCTTCACCTTCCAGGAGCTCAATCTCACGGTCGACGACATCCGCGACACCGGCGCCGTGGGCGCCGACCTGTCGTACGACTTCATCAACCGCCCCGCGTACCAGCACGCCCTCGCCACGGGCGACACCGAGTTCCTCCGCCTCACTCTGCGCACGTCGCTCGAGTACGGCGTCGAGCCCGTGAGCCTCGTGCACGGCATGCAGAACCACGACGAGCTCACCTACGAGCTCGTGCACTGGTCGACGCTGCACCGCGACGACGTCATCACGTATCGCGGCGTCGAGACCACAGGGCTCGCGATCGCGGACTCCATCCGCGCCGAGCTCACGTACGTCCTCACCGAGAACGCCGACTACAACATGGTGTTCACGCAGAACGGCATCGCGTGCACCACGGCGTCGCTCATCGCCGCGTCGCAGGGTCACCAGACCCTCGACTCGATCACCGAGGGCGACATCCCCCACATCCGCGAGGCGCACCTCGTGCTCGCCGCGTTCAACGCGTGGCAGCCCGGCGTGTTCGCCCTCTCCGGGTGGGACCTCACGGGCGCCCTCACCATCCCGAAGGAGGAGGTCGCCGACCTCATCGGCGACGGCGACACCCGCTGGATCGAACGCGGCGCTCACGACCTCGTGGGCTCTTCCCCCGATGCCACGCGTTCGCTCTCGGGCATGCCGCGTGCGCGGTCGCTCTACGGCACCCTGCCCGAGCAGCTCGAGCGCTCCGACTCCTTCGCGACCGGGCTCAGGGAGATGCTGCGGATCCGCGCCGAGAACGGCATCAACACGGCCCGCCAGGTCGACATCCCCAACGTCGCCCAGCGCAGCATGCTCGTCATGGTGCACGAGATCGACGGGGAGGACGGCGAGATCACGACCCAGGTGACGGTGCTGAACTTCTCGGGCGAGCCCATCGACGGCGCCGTGCTGTCGGAGTCGCTCCCGCCGCGCGCGATCGTCACCGACGTGGCGACGGGCGAGACGATCGCGAAGGTGGACGACCTCCACAGCTTCCCGATCCACCTCGACGCGTACGGACGCGCGTTCCTCATGCTGCAGCCCGGACCGCCCGAGCCGCCCACGGCGACGACCGCGATCCCGATCATCGGAACGGCCACGTCGTCGATCCCGACGATCACGTCGGCGATGCCGATCATCCCGCCCGCGCACTGA
- a CDS encoding ester cyclase produces the protein MESWEMHLWFGDYLDALNRHELDAIREFIDPGVRRAHLPRGAEAWIADLAELFHAFPDWRWKRIQLVAEDDRIAAHLRGSGTHTGDYLGIAPTRRHVNVAEFAMYRVANGRIAEFTGSPDAELRAQLTG, from the coding sequence GTGGAGTCGTGGGAGATGCATCTGTGGTTCGGCGACTACCTCGATGCTCTGAACCGCCACGAGCTCGACGCGATTCGCGAGTTCATCGACCCGGGCGTGCGCCGAGCGCACCTTCCTCGCGGCGCCGAGGCGTGGATCGCGGATCTCGCCGAGCTCTTCCACGCCTTCCCCGATTGGCGCTGGAAGCGGATCCAGCTCGTCGCGGAGGACGACCGGATCGCCGCCCACCTGCGGGGGAGCGGCACACACACCGGCGACTACCTCGGTATCGCGCCGACGAGGCGACACGTGAACGTGGCGGAGTTTGCGATGTACCGCGTGGCGAATGGGCGCATCGCGGAGTTCACAGGCTCACCGGATGCCGAGCTCCGCGCTCAGCTCACCGGGTGA
- a CDS encoding GntR family transcriptional regulator, with product MADERTYWPDEAFADLDRTGPVPLYFQVSSRLEAAIHSGLIPSGARLENEIAIAARLGLSRPTVRRAIQELVDRGLLVRRRGIGTQVVQGQVTRPVELSSLFEDLTSTGHRPGTVILRHEVRAADETIANQLGVSVGEDIVHLRRQRTTDDVPVAVLENFLPGEFADITTAQLETSGLYQVLRARGVAIRIAKQKIGARRAQGDEAELLGIDKGHPVLTVERAAFDNAGRVVEIGHHCYRPDMYSFETTLVAK from the coding sequence ATGGCGGACGAACGGACCTACTGGCCGGACGAGGCCTTCGCCGATCTCGATCGCACGGGCCCCGTCCCCCTCTACTTCCAGGTCTCGAGCCGACTCGAGGCCGCCATCCACTCCGGGCTCATCCCGAGCGGTGCGCGACTGGAGAACGAGATCGCGATCGCCGCCCGCCTCGGCCTCTCCCGTCCGACCGTGCGGCGCGCCATCCAGGAGCTCGTGGACCGCGGGCTCCTCGTGCGCCGGCGCGGGATCGGAACGCAAGTGGTCCAGGGGCAGGTGACGCGTCCGGTCGAGCTCAGCAGCCTGTTCGAGGACCTCACGAGCACCGGCCACCGTCCGGGCACAGTCATCCTCCGTCACGAGGTGCGTGCCGCGGACGAGACGATCGCGAACCAGCTCGGCGTCTCCGTCGGCGAGGACATCGTGCACCTCCGACGGCAACGGACCACCGACGACGTTCCCGTCGCCGTGCTCGAGAACTTCCTCCCCGGCGAGTTCGCCGACATCACCACCGCGCAGCTCGAGACGTCCGGTCTCTACCAGGTGCTCCGCGCCCGCGGAGTGGCCATCCGGATCGCGAAGCAGAAGATCGGAGCCCGTCGCGCCCAGGGCGACGAGGCCGAGTTGCTCGGCATCGACAAAGGGCACCCCGTCCTCACCGTCGAGCGCGCGGCCTTCGACAACGCCGGGCGGGTCGTCGAGATCGGCCACCACTGTTACCGACCCGACATGTACAGCTTCGAGACCACCCTCGTGGCGAAATAG
- a CDS encoding cupin domain-containing protein, with product MVTADTRNVLTALSTISEHWQPHRLVSINDYDVKVVKLQGEFVWHTHPDTDELFLVLSGELTIQLRDRDVVLGPNDVFVVPKGVEHCPRADQEVHAMLIEPQGTVNTGDAGGEMTSPLRELD from the coding sequence ATGGTGACCGCCGACACCCGTAACGTCTTGACCGCCCTCTCCACGATCTCGGAGCACTGGCAGCCGCATCGCCTCGTCAGCATCAACGACTACGACGTGAAGGTCGTGAAGCTGCAGGGTGAGTTCGTGTGGCACACGCACCCCGACACCGACGAGCTCTTCCTCGTACTGAGCGGTGAGCTGACGATCCAGCTGCGCGACCGCGATGTCGTCCTCGGCCCGAACGACGTCTTCGTGGTTCCCAAGGGCGTCGAGCACTGCCCGCGGGCCGACCAGGAGGTGCATGCGATGCTCATCGAACCGCAGGGAACGGTGAACACGGGCGACGCCGGAGGCGAGATGACCTCGCCGCTGCGCGAGCTCGACTGA